One Turneriella parva DSM 21527 genomic region harbors:
- a CDS encoding ATP-binding protein produces the protein MATKIVVFEPDGIYRTIIENILLKNNYQPYFVENSAECKVVVDEVRPEIIIVDTKAAKPHDFRLLADLKVLSKAPIVLTTDENVDDYMTALNSKNITIVLPKPIKSAELSRVLDNLLSVDARVWFGIHNYIPELRKLRKIELKRSTQVRTCIKTILTEMRAWGFNFSQETEMDLVWQEILINAVYHAHGYTQQKKDRVAIELPDPYRVEVAYGASESAFGIAVRDNMGTLTPRIIIEALNQTIEQQRMIMRAAETGDDISQVLLDRGRGLDLIRQLSGEYYFIIDPGVSTEVIIIYDRYYEKDDAVGSLKIFDLSYHLSTSASA, from the coding sequence ATGGCCACCAAGATTGTCGTATTTGAGCCCGATGGCATTTACCGTACCATCATCGAAAATATTCTGCTGAAGAATAACTACCAGCCGTATTTTGTCGAAAACTCTGCCGAATGTAAGGTGGTCGTCGATGAAGTGCGGCCCGAAATTATCATCGTCGACACCAAGGCCGCCAAACCGCACGACTTTCGCCTGCTCGCAGACCTCAAGGTGCTCAGCAAAGCCCCGATTGTTCTGACGACCGACGAGAACGTCGACGACTACATGACTGCACTCAACAGTAAGAACATTACGATCGTGCTACCCAAGCCGATTAAGAGCGCCGAGCTCTCTCGCGTGCTCGATAACCTGCTCAGCGTCGATGCCCGGGTTTGGTTCGGAATCCACAACTACATTCCAGAACTCAGAAAACTGAGAAAGATAGAACTCAAGAGATCAACGCAGGTGCGTACGTGTATCAAGACGATTCTCACCGAGATGCGCGCCTGGGGCTTTAACTTCAGCCAGGAAACCGAAATGGACCTCGTCTGGCAGGAGATTCTGATCAACGCCGTTTACCATGCGCACGGCTATACGCAGCAGAAGAAAGACCGCGTCGCCATCGAGCTGCCCGACCCCTACCGGGTAGAAGTTGCCTACGGGGCGAGCGAAAGCGCTTTCGGTATTGCGGTGAGAGACAACATGGGCACGCTGACACCGCGCATCATTATTGAGGCGCTCAACCAGACGATTGAGCAGCAGCGCATGATCATGAGGGCCGCCGAAACCGGCGACGATATCTCGCAGGTGCTGCTCGACCGCGGCCGTGGGCTCGACCTCATTCGCCAGCTTTCGGGCGAGTATTATTTCATAATTGACCCCGGTGTTTCAACCGAAGTTATAATCATCTATGATCGATATTACGAAAAAGACGACGCTGTCGGCTCTCTCAAGATATTTGATCTTTCTTATCATCTCAGCACCAGCGCTTCAGCTTAA
- a CDS encoding lactonase family protein, whose amino-acid sequence MRIYTVLLGLTLLMAACTSYEEAFNRNLDSTGLYVTNSSSNSVSQFAADPKSGILNDLGTVPAGTTPVYVAVNSAGTFAYVVNSGSNDVYVYSINKKTRKLAFTSSVATGTLPRMIGLHSGGKFAYVVNETTDNISRYSIDSSTGALTSIGTVAATGATTPRAIVVHKNLIFLADAGGTQVRLYNIDSTTGAVTDHSALGGDLASTSCAGLFHISSGNAPYVYLPCADGNIEYFPVSGWPTFPSTTISSKATIAAGNTTSAIALTADQSAAFASNSGAASLSAYTLSNGVPTAAGTISTCTTPGQMLINSSGFGYLVCNGDNTVRAYSVSGANLSLIKSYPVGTAPTSIAAY is encoded by the coding sequence GTGAGGATATATACGGTACTGCTGGGTTTAACTCTGCTCATGGCTGCCTGCACCTCATACGAAGAGGCGTTCAACCGCAACCTCGACAGCACTGGCCTTTACGTGACTAACTCCTCATCGAACAGCGTGTCGCAATTTGCCGCCGACCCCAAATCAGGCATCTTAAACGATCTCGGCACTGTGCCGGCGGGAACCACGCCAGTCTACGTCGCCGTCAACTCCGCAGGCACATTTGCGTATGTCGTGAACAGCGGCAGCAACGATGTGTATGTTTATTCGATCAATAAGAAGACGCGCAAGCTCGCGTTCACCAGTTCGGTAGCGACAGGCACACTGCCGCGGATGATTGGGCTACATTCGGGTGGTAAATTTGCGTATGTGGTGAATGAGACAACGGATAATATTTCTAGATACTCAATTGATTCAAGTACTGGTGCGCTCACTTCTATAGGGACAGTAGCCGCCACAGGGGCGACGACACCAAGAGCAATTGTAGTTCACAAGAATTTGATATTCTTGGCCGACGCAGGTGGTACGCAAGTGCGCCTCTACAATATCGATAGTACGACTGGAGCCGTAACCGATCACTCTGCTCTCGGTGGGGATTTGGCGTCAACGTCATGCGCCGGATTATTTCATATCAGTTCAGGGAATGCGCCATATGTTTACTTGCCGTGTGCTGATGGCAATATTGAATATTTTCCCGTTTCCGGTTGGCCGACATTTCCATCGACAACAATCTCATCAAAGGCAACCATAGCGGCGGGTAACACAACGTCGGCAATTGCGCTGACCGCAGATCAGAGCGCTGCGTTTGCCTCCAACAGCGGCGCGGCATCTTTGAGTGCCTACACATTGTCTAACGGTGTGCCAACAGCAGCAGGCACGATATCCACCTGCACGACGCCCGGGCAGATGCTGATCAACAGCTCGGGGTTCGGCTATCTCGTCTGCAATGGTGACAACACGGTGCGCGCGTATTCGGTATCGGGTGCGAATCTTTCACTCATCAAGAGCTATCCCGTGGGTACCGCACCGACCAGCATCGCGGCTTATTAG
- a CDS encoding formylglycine-generating enzyme family protein — protein sequence MTWRDMIVWCNAASEKGGLTPIYYSDAAFTTPIKISPAGNLAPDGASKTAGGIDNPYVRWSANGYRLATAAEWEYAARYIDGTTFMPGNAPSGWQDTNADTIVDAAERALVGWVTTATQPVGLKPANALGIHDMSGNVFELVWDWNNGAYTTASPYTDADSLGSPTSGTDIKDVRGGGYTGEFGTAARGTTGPHQPSAYRGFRVVRRP from the coding sequence ATGACATGGCGTGATATGATCGTCTGGTGCAACGCCGCCTCGGAGAAAGGTGGATTGACGCCGATCTATTATTCAGATGCCGCCTTCACGACGCCCATCAAGATATCACCCGCAGGAAATCTGGCGCCTGATGGCGCCTCGAAGACCGCCGGTGGGATAGATAATCCTTATGTCAGATGGTCGGCTAATGGCTATCGGCTGGCCACAGCTGCAGAATGGGAGTATGCTGCCAGATATATCGATGGCACGACTTTCATGCCAGGAAATGCACCCAGCGGTTGGCAAGATACGAATGCCGACACGATTGTCGATGCGGCAGAGAGAGCCTTGGTTGGTTGGGTAACGACTGCCACACAACCGGTAGGGCTCAAACCAGCCAATGCCCTGGGCATACATGACATGAGTGGCAACGTCTTTGAATTGGTTTGGGATTGGAATAACGGTGCGTATACGACTGCATCACCTTACACGGATGCAGATAGTCTCGGGTCACCGACCAGTGGTACTGACATCAAAGATGTGCGGGGTGGTGGTTACACTGGTGAATTTGGTACCGCCGCGCGCGGTACTACCGGCCCGCACCAACCCTCAGCCTATCGCGGGTTTCGCGTGGTAAGAAGGCCATAG
- the purM gene encoding phosphoribosylformylglycinamidine cyclo-ligase, translated as MDYKAAGVDTQYAHKLIHNLKDRISATHKVPNVGEVVGQYGGFAGRFTMPQIPGFDVVATTDGVGTKTQLLRRFDYLDGIGQDLVGMCVNDLYCAGATPAFFLDYIACGKLSESWYDRVLGSITAACAATPMALMGGETAEHPGVMPDDDFDLAGFAVGFIPKDRRLPVPELQREGDMLIGLPSSGLHSNGYSLVRKIFAAMEKQSPAEFQAITANRKELIASWLTPTRIYREIPALLQSATIKGIAHITGGGIHENLPRAIVAGLAAEIHSPEPFRLAAAPVLEKYVEREKLFHTFNMGTGLILIAEENQLPAIKQHYPDAAVMGHLVKGSGVALKL; from the coding sequence ATGGATTACAAAGCCGCCGGCGTCGACACCCAATACGCGCACAAACTAATCCACAACCTCAAAGACCGCATCAGCGCCACGCACAAGGTTCCCAATGTCGGCGAAGTCGTCGGCCAATACGGCGGTTTCGCGGGCCGTTTCACCATGCCGCAGATTCCAGGTTTCGACGTCGTCGCCACCACCGACGGTGTCGGCACCAAAACCCAGCTTCTGCGCCGCTTTGACTACCTCGATGGCATCGGCCAAGACCTTGTCGGCATGTGCGTCAACGACCTCTATTGCGCAGGCGCAACCCCCGCATTTTTTCTCGACTACATTGCCTGTGGCAAGCTCAGTGAATCATGGTATGACCGAGTACTGGGCAGCATCACCGCAGCCTGCGCTGCAACGCCGATGGCGCTGATGGGTGGCGAAACGGCTGAGCACCCAGGTGTTATGCCCGATGATGATTTTGACTTAGCCGGCTTCGCAGTGGGATTTATCCCGAAAGACCGCCGGCTCCCCGTTCCAGAGCTGCAACGAGAGGGTGACATGCTCATTGGTCTGCCATCCAGTGGCCTGCACTCCAATGGATATTCTCTCGTGCGCAAGATATTTGCAGCTATGGAAAAACAGAGCCCGGCAGAATTTCAAGCCATAACTGCCAATCGTAAAGAGCTGATCGCCTCCTGGCTCACCCCAACCCGCATCTACAGAGAAATTCCGGCGCTCTTGCAGTCTGCCACGATCAAAGGCATCGCCCACATCACGGGTGGCGGCATTCATGAGAACCTGCCACGGGCGATCGTCGCGGGCCTGGCTGCGGAAATCCATAGCCCAGAGCCGTTCAGGCTCGCTGCGGCGCCTGTGCTCGAGAAATACGTCGAGCGTGAGAAACTCTTTCACACGTTCAACATGGGCACGGGGTTAATCCTCATCGCTGAAGAAAACCAGTTACCGGCGATAAAACAGCACTACCCCGACGCAGCGGTTATGGGCCATCTCGTTAAAGGCAGCGGCGTCGCGTTGAAGCTGTAA
- a CDS encoding FKBP-type peptidyl-prolyl cis-trans isomerase → MKQTQTLFLGATVALLALVACGKPDVTSPKGKASYAIGYQVGRAMKAQGIEIDVATLSAAITETMAGKELRMNEAEMREAIQALSAQKGAGGDPAAAAQNTAKGKEYLDANKAKPGVQVTASGLQYKVINAGSGPSPKASSTVKVHYRGTLIDGTEFDSSYKRGQPAEFGVGQVIKGWTEALQLMKKGAKYQLTIPSELAYGPRDSGTIPANSVLNFEVELLDFK, encoded by the coding sequence ATGAAACAAACTCAAACTCTCTTTTTGGGGGCGACCGTTGCCCTGTTGGCGCTTGTCGCATGCGGCAAACCCGACGTCACCTCACCCAAAGGCAAGGCCAGCTACGCGATTGGCTATCAGGTCGGCCGCGCGATGAAGGCGCAGGGTATAGAAATTGATGTAGCAACGCTTTCTGCGGCGATCACCGAAACGATGGCCGGCAAAGAGCTGCGCATGAACGAAGCTGAAATGCGAGAAGCAATACAGGCGCTTTCGGCGCAAAAGGGTGCGGGCGGCGACCCGGCAGCAGCGGCGCAGAATACGGCAAAAGGCAAAGAGTATCTCGATGCAAACAAGGCAAAACCCGGCGTTCAGGTTACGGCTTCTGGCCTGCAATACAAAGTCATCAACGCGGGCAGCGGCCCGTCGCCCAAGGCAAGCAGCACGGTTAAGGTACACTACCGCGGTACATTGATCGACGGTACTGAATTTGACAGCTCTTACAAGCGCGGTCAGCCTGCGGAATTCGGTGTGGGCCAGGTCATCAAAGGTTGGACAGAAGCATTGCAGCTGATGAAAAAAGGGGCCAAGTACCAGCTGACAATCCCGAGCGAGCTTGCCTATGGCCCGCGTGACAGCGGCACGATTCCGGCGAACTCGGTGCTGAACTTCGAAGTCGAATTGTTGGATTTTAAGTAG